The stretch of DNA GCTCGCCGGCGTGTTCGGGGCTGTGGACGTGACCGTCCCGGCGACCGAGGGCGCCGTGCGCGACGCGGCCACGGGCCTCCCGTCCGACCTGCTGCGCAGCAGCGAGTACCTGTCGCACCCCGTGTTCAGCGCGCACCGCAGCGAGACCCGCATGATGCGGTACCTCAAGCACCTGGCGGACAAGGACTACGCGCTCGACCGCGGCATGATCCCGCTCGGCAGCTGCACGATGAAGCTCAACGCGGCGACCGAGATGGCGGCGGTGACCTGGCCGGAGTTCGCGAACGTGCACCCGTTCGCCCCGCGCGAGGACGTCGAGGGGTACCTCGACATGATCGGCGACCTCGAGTCGTGGCTGGCCGAGGTCACCGGGTACGACACGGTGTCGCTGCAGCCGAACGCCGGCAGCCAGGGTGAGCTCGCGGGGCTCCTCGCGATCCGTGGCTACCACCGGTCCCGCGGTGACGTCGACCGCACGGTGTGCCTCATCCCGTCGAGCGCGCACGGCACGAACGCCGCGTCGGCCGTGCTCGCGGGCATGAAGGTCGTCGTCGTGGCCTGCGACGAGGACGGCAACGTCGACCTCGCCGACCTCCGCGCGAAGACGGCCCAGCACGCGGACACCCTCGCCGCGCTGATGATCACGTACCCGTCGACCCACGGCGTCTACGAGCACGACGTCCGCGACGTCTGCGAAGCGGTGCACGAGGCCGGCGGCCAGGTGTACGTCGACGGCGCGAACCTCAACGCGCTGCTCGGGCACGCCCGCTTCGGCGACTTCGGCGGCGACGTCTCGCACCTCAACCTGCACAAGACCTTCTGCATCCCGCACGGCGGTGGTGGCCCCGGCGTCGGGCCGGTCGCGGCGAAGGCGCACCTCGCGCCCTTCCTGCCCGCGCACCCGATGGCGCAGCAGGCGGACCGGCGGCCCGGGTCGTCGGCGGTCGCATCGGACGACGCCGACGGTCGGCTCGCCCACGCGGGCGGCCCGGTCAGCGCAGCGCCGTACGGCAGCCCGAGCATCCTGCCGATCACGTGGACCTACGTGCGGATGATGGGGCTCGAGGGGCTGACCCGTGCGACCGAGGCGGCCGTGCTCGGGGCGAACTACGTCGCTGCACGGCTCCGCGAGGCGTTCCCGGTCCTCTACACCGGGGAGTCCGGCCTGGTCGCCCACGAGTGCATCCTCGACCTCCGGCCCCTGCGCGAGTCCTCCGGCATCACCGTGGACGACGTCGCGAAGCGCCTGGTCGACTACGGCTTCCACGCGCCGACCATGTCGTTCCCGGTCGCAGGCACACTGATGGTCGAACCGACCGAGAGCGAGGACCTCGCCGAGCTCGACCGGTTCGTCGACGCCATGCTCGCCATCCGGGCCGAGGCCGCGGCCGTCGAGCGGGGGGAGTGGCCGGCGGACGACAACCCGCTCGTGCACGCCCCGCACACGGCTGCCTCCGTGATCTCCGGCGAGTGGGAGCACGCCTACACGCGTGAGCAGGCCGTCTACCCCGTGCCCGGCATCAGCACCCGGAAGTACTGGCCGCCGGTGCGCCGCATCGACCAGGCGTACGGCGACCGCAACCTGGTCTGCGCGTGCCCGCCGATCGAGGCGTTCGCCTGATCCGACTCGCCGTTCGTGTCACACGGCGGCGATGCGAGCGCTGAGCGCGTAGCGTGTGCCCTGTCCGGAGCCCCGGGCAGGGCACACGTGCGTGCACGGGGTCCCGACCCGTGACGAGCAGCGGGACACGGGAGCGCTCCACGTCCCCGCGAGTGCTGCTCGACTAGCCCATCGGTGTGCGCTCGTGCAACAACTTCGTTGCAGAAGCAACAAACCCGCTCCGGCCCGATCGTAGCGCCCGAATCTTGCATCCTCCCGCAACGATCCTGCAACTTGGTTTCCGGTTTGTAACCGATGGCCGCAGGGTTTGGTGGGCGGTCGGAGCACTGCCTACAGTGCAAGGACAAACACGCCCGGCAGCACCTCTGTGCCTGGCGTGTCCCATGCACCAGGAGGAACCTTGATCAAGAAGCGCGCTGGGCTCTCTGCCCTCGCCGTGCTCGGGGCCACAGCAATCGCCCTGACCGGCTGCTCCAGCAACGGAAGCGGCAACGGCGGTGACTCGGGCTCGACGAACGCGTCCGGGATCGTCACCACGAACGGCTCCGAGCCCCAGAACCCGCTCATCCCCTCGAACTCCACCGAGACCGGTGGCGGCAAGATCATCACGTCGATCTTCGAGGGTCTCGTCTCGTACGACGCCGACGGCAAGCCGGTCGACGAGGTCGCGAAGAGCATCGACACCGATGACTCCAAGACCTACGACATCAAGCTCAACACCGGCTACACCTTCACCAACGGCGAGAAGGTCACGGCCGAGTCGTTCACCAAGGCGTGGAACTGGGCCGCCCAGAAGTCGAACGCGCAGGGCGCGAGCTACTTCTTCGAGAACATCGAGGGCTACAACGCCGACGCGGACTCGGAGCTCACCGGCCTCAAGGTCGTCAGCGACGACGAGTTCACCGTGACGCTGAAGTCGGCGCAGTCGGACTTCCCGCTGTCGCTCGGCTACTCGGCCTTCATGCCGCTCCCCTCGGAGTTCTACAAGGACACCAAGGCCTTCGGTGAGAACCCGATCGGCAACGGCCCGTACAAGCTCGACGGCAAGGGTGCGTGGACGCACAACCAGTCGATCAAGCTCGTCACCAACGAGGACTACGCCGGCAAGCGCAAGCCGAAGAACGGTGGTCTGACGATCACGTTCTACACCTCGCAGGACACCGCCTACGCGGACGTGCAGGGCGGCAACCTCGACGTGCTCGACGCGATCCCGGACAGCGCCTTCCAGACCTACAAGTCGGACTTCCCGGACTCGAACGTCAACCAGCCGGCTGCGATCTTCCAGGCGTTCTACATGCCGTACTACCTGCAGCACTGGAGCGGCGAGGAGGGCAAGCTCCGTCGCGAGGCCCTGTCGCTGTCGGTGAACCGCAAGCAGATCACCGAGAAGATCTTCGACGGCACCCGCACCCCGGCCAAGGACTTCACCTCCCCGGTGATCTCCGGCTGGAACGACAAGCTCGACGGGTCGGACGTCCTCGACTACAACCCGACCGAGGCCAAGAAGCTCTGGGCGCAGGCCAACGAGATCTCGCCGTACGACGAGACCCTCACCATCCAGTACAACGCCGATGGTGGCCACGAGGCATGGGTGACCGCGGTCACCAACTCGATCTCGAACACGCTCGGGATCAAGGCCGAGGGCAAGGCCGTGCCGACGTTCCAGGAGGCCCTGGACACGCAGACGCAGGACAAGCTCACGGGCGGTAGCCGCACCGGTTGGCAGGCCGACTACCCGTCGCTGTACAACTTCCTCGGCCCGACCATGGGTGAGGGCTCGTCCAGCAACTACGCGCGCTACGACTCGACCGAGTACAACGACCTGCTCGCCAAGGGCCGTTCGGCTGCGACCGTCGAAGAGGGCAACAAGTACTTCGACCAGGCCCAGGAACTCCTGTTCAAGGACCTGCCGGAGATCCCGCTGTGGTACTCCAACGTGACCGGCGTCTGGTCGGCTGACAACGTCAAGAACGTCAAGTTCGGTTGGGACTCCGTTCCGCTGTACTACGACATCGAGGTCACCAAGTAACACCGGTCCCACTGCGGTCCAGTACCGCTGGGACACACCGCGAGCAGGTATCCTGCTCCGCGGCCACCGGACGGGGGTCCGGAGACCACACGGTCTCCGGGCCCCCGTACCTCGGCGGCAACACAACCCCCACCACCGCGGGCGCCGCCGCCCGCACCGGACACCCGTGCCGACCCGCGAGCCGTCCACCCCTCACGACATGAACCAGAACGACACGCGCGCCGCTGCGCAGGACCGAGCGATCTGATGCTCTGGTACCTCGGCAAGCGCCTCCTGCAACTCATCCCCGTCTTCTTCGGGGCCACGTTCCTCATCTACTTCATGGTCTTCTCGCTGCCCGGCGACCCGATCGCCGCGCTGTTCGGCGATCGCCAGCCGTCGCCGCAGGTGATCGAGCAGCTCCGGCAGCAGTACAACCTGGACAAGCCGTTCCTCGTCCAGTACCTGCTCTGGATCGGCGGCGTCTTCAAGGGCGACCTCGGGGTCACCTACTCGGGCCTGCCGGTGTCGCAGCAGCTCGCGTCGGCGTTCCCGATCACCGCGCGCCTCGCGCTCCTCTCGCTGCTCTTCGAGGCCGTCGCCGGCATCGTCGTCGGCGTGATCGCGGGCCTCAAGAAGGGCAAGTGGTTCGACACCACCGCGCTCGTCGTCTCGCTCCTGCTCATCTCGGTGCCGACCTTCGTCGTCGGCTTCCTGCTGCAGTACGTCTTCGGCATCCAGCTCGGGCTGTTCCGCGTCACCGTGTCGGGTCAGGCACCGTGGTCGGAGCTCGTGCTGCCGGCGATCGTGCTCGCGACCGTGTCGTTCGCGTACATCGTCCGTCTGACACGCGCCAGCGTCGCCGAGAACATGAGCGCCGACTTCGTCCGGACCGCCACCGCGAAGGGCCTGCCCCGTCGTCGCGTGGTCGGGGTGCACATCTTCCGCAACTCGCTCATCCCCGTGGTGACCTACCTCGGTGTCGACATCGGCAACCTGATGGTCGGCGCGGTCGTGACCGAGGGCATCTTCAACATCAACGGCGTCGGCGGCACGGTGTTCCGCGCCGTCAAGCTCGGCGAGGGCCCCACGGTCGTCTCGTTCGTCGCCGTGATGGTCATCATCTTCATGCTCGCCAACCTCCTGGTCGACCTGCTCTACGCCGTCCTGGACCCGAGGATCCGCTATGCCAAGTAACGCCGAACCCCGCTCCGCGACGCACTACGTCGCGCCGATCGAGGAGACGCCGCTCCAGGCGGTCGACCAGGTCGACGAGACGGAGAAGACGCGCTCGACCTGGACCGACGCGTGGGACTCCATGCGCGTCCGCCCGACGTTCTGGATCTCGTCGATCCTGATCCTGCTCGTGCTCGTCGTCGCGATCTTCCCCGGCCTGTTCACGCACGTCGACCCGCGCGCGGCGAACCTCGACTTCAGTGACGAGGGCGCCCGTCCGGGCCACCCGCTCGGGTACAACCGCCAGGGCTACGACGTGTACGCCCGTGTCATCTGGGGCGCGCGCAGCTCGGTCATCGTCGGCCTGGTCGCGACGATCCTGGTGTCGCTCGTCGGCATCGTCATCGGTGCCCTCGCCGGCTTCTACGGCGGCTGGCTCGACACGATCGTCTCCCGCATCGGCGACATCTTCTTCTCGATCCCGACCATCCTCGGCGCGATCGTGATCATGTCGGTCATCCCGGCGCGCAACGCGTTCACGGTGGCGCTCGTGCTCGCCGCGTTCGCGTGGCCACAGATCGCCCGCATCATGCGCGGTGCCGTGCTGAGCGCGAAGCAGTCCGACTACGTCACCGCATCGGCGGCACTCGGCGTCAGCCGCTTCACCACGCTCGTCCGCCACGTGATCCCGAACGCGATCGCCCCCGTCATCGTGATCGCCACGGTGTCGCTGGGTTCGTTCATCGTCGCCGAGGCCACCCTGTCGTTCCTCGGCATCGGTCTGCCGCCGTCGGCGCTCAGCTGGGGCCTCGACATCGGCACCGCGCAGACGTCGATCCGCACCAACCCGTCGACGATCTTCTGGCCGTCCGCCGCCCTGTCCATCACCGTGCTCGCGTTCCTGCTCCTCGGCGACGTGGTCCGCGACGCGCTCGACCCGAAGGCGAGGGCCCGTCGATGACCGAGACGCTCACCGATCCCACCACCCGTCGTCCGGCCGGTTCCGGCGCCCCGCTGCTCGAGGTCTCGGGCCTGCAGGTCGGGTTCCGCACCCAGAGCGGCATGGTCCAGGCCGTCCGCGGCGTCGACTTCACCCTCGAGCAGGGCGAGCGCCTGGCGATCGTCGGCGAGTCCGGTTCGGGCAAGTCGACCAGCGCCCAGGCGATCATCAAGCTCCTCGCCGGCACCGGTGAGGTCACCGGCGGGTCGATCAAGTTCAACGGGCGCGAGCTCGTCGGGCTGTCCGACAAGGAGATGGCCGGCATCCGCGGGAAGGAGATCGGCTACGTCCCGCAGGACCCGATGTCGAACCTCAACCCGCTGTGGTCGATCGGCTTCCAGGTGGAAGAGGCGATCAAGGCCAACGGCATGGCGACCGGCAAGCACGCGATCCGCGCCCGCGCGGTCGAGGTGCTGCAGGAGGCCGGCCTCGGCGACGCCGCGACCCGCCTGAAGCAGTTCCCGCACGAGTTCTCCGGCGGCATGCGCCAGCGCGTGCTCATCGGCATCGGCCTGTCGAGCCGCCCGCAGCTGCTCATCGCCGACGAGCCGACCTCGGCCCTCGACGTCACCGTGCAGCGGATCATCCTGGACCACCTCGAGACGCTGACCCGCGACTTCGGCACCTCGGTCCTGTTCATCACGCACGACCTCGGCCTCGCCGCCGAGCGCGCGGAGAAGCTCGTCGTGATGTACAAGGGCCAGGTCGTCGAGTCGGGTCCGTCCAAGGAGATCCTGGCGAACCCGCAGCACCCGTACACGCAGCGCCTCGTCGCCGCGGCGCCCTCGCTCGCGAGCCGTCGCATCCAGTCGAAGGTGCAGCACCAGCGGGTCGACATCGCCGAGGCCGGCAGCGAGGACGACGAGCTGATCGCCCGCGCCCAGGAGCGCGAGCACCGTCCGGCGCAGGACCTCATCGTCGTGAAGAACCTGCAGAAGGTCTACAAGCTCCGCGGCAAGAACCTGCAGTCGCGCGAGCTGAAGGCCGTCGACGACGTGTCGTTCGCGATCCCGAAGGGCACCACCACGGCGCTCGTCGGCGAGTCCGGTTCGGGCAAGTCGACCGTGGCGAAGCTGGTGCTGCAGCTCGAGTCGATCACCGGGGGTTCGGTGACGTTCGACGGCATCGACATCGGCGCGCTCAAGGGCAAGGACCTGTTCGACTTCCGCCGCCGCGTGCAGCCGGTGTTCCAGGACCCGTACGGCTCGCTGGACCCGATGTACAACGTCGGGAACACGATCGCCGAGCCCCTCGCCACGCACAAGGTCGGCGACAAGGCCAGCCGCCGGGCCCGCGTGCTCGAGCTGCTCGACCAGGTCGCGCTGCCGAAGTCGATGGTGAACCGCTACCCGAACGAGCTGTCCGGTGGGCAGCGGCAGCGCATCGCCGTCGCGCGTGCGCTGGCGCTCAAGCCCGAGGTCATCGTGCTCGACGAGGCGGTCTCCGCGCTCGACGTGCTCGTCCAGGGCCAGATCCTCGACCTGCTCACCGAGCTGCAGACCGAGCTGGACCTGACGTACCTCTTCATCACGCACGACCTCGCTGTCGTCCGCCTCGTGGCGGACAACGTGTGCGTCATGCGGAAGGGGCAGATCGTCGAGAAGGCGACGACCGACGAGGTCTTCGCCGACCCGAAGGAGCAGTACACGAAGGACCTGCTCGCCGCGATCCCGGGTGCCGGGTTCGAGTTCGGGCGCTGATCCCGCTGCACCACTCCGAGGCCGGACGTCCCGTCGTCCTCCGCGCAGGTCGCGGAGGGGCGGTGGCGTCCGGCCTCGTCGCCGTCCTGGGACTCTTCCTGCTCGTCGACGCGGCGGCGCGGGGGAGCTGGGACGTGGTCTGGTCGGCGGTCGGTCCGGTCGTCGCGGTCGTGTGGGTGCTCTGGCTGCTCACGGTCCGACCCGTCGTCCGGCTCGACGACGACGCCCTCACGGTCGTGAACCCGTTGCGCACGACCCGCATCCCGTGGGCGGCCGTCGCCGACGTCCGCCTGCGCTGGCAGATCGTCGTGCAGACCGCCGAGGGGAACACCGTCACCTGCCGAGGCGGGCCGTCGATCCGCGGGTCGCGTCCGGGCCGCCGCGGGGAGCTCTCCGTGCCGCACGAGCCCGAGGAGCTGCGGACGATCCGTCGCCGCTGGCACTCGCGTCGTGCGTCGAGCCCCGCCGACATCGCCGTCCGCCGCGAGTGGGACCGCCCGGCAGTGGTCGCCGGAGCAGCGGCCGCGGTCCTGCTGGTCGTCTCCGTGGTCGCGCTCGCGACCTGACCGACGGACGGTTCCGCCGCACGACGGGGCGGACAGGAGGCGCGGCGCGGTCCCGCCACGCGCTTCCGGACCGCACACGCGTGTGTCTGGAGGCTCGGCGTGGTCCCGCCACGCGCCTCCGGACCGAGCACCCATCGGTCGGGAGGCTCGGCGTGGTCCCGCCACGCGCCTCCCGTCCGGGGCGGGGCCGGTCTAGAGCTGTGCCGCCGCCATCGACGCGGCGACGCCGAGCACGATCATCGCCGTGACGGACCAGCCGTGCACACGGTGGGTGATGATTGCCGCTTGGACCGTCGCCGGTGGCGGCCCGTCGTGCACCACGGGCGACGGGACGTGCGCGCGGAGGACGTCCGCGACCTGCCGGACGTCCGCAGCCGTGGTCGCGCCGCCCCCGGCGTGACGGATGCCGAGTGCAGCGGTCGGCCGCGTGGCGAGCCAGGTGCGGCGCACGCCCTCGGTCGTGACGACCTCGATGCCGTACTTCGTCCGGACCTCCTGCACGCGGCGCCAGGGGTAGGTGCTGGTGCGACGGACGTCGATGATCGTGAGAGCCTCGTCGGTCACCTCGAAGCGCGGCCGCCAGAGGATGGCCCAGGCGAGGAACGCGGTGAAGACGCTCGGGACGGGGATCAGCCACGGGTTGCCGCCGGTCAGCAGCGCGAGGGGTACCAGCACGAGCGCGACGGCCCACAGGACGACGGCGAACAGGCGCATCCGGGGCGCGACGACGGTGCTCATCCAGGCCATCGTAGGCGAGCAGGACAGGTCGAGAGCGCCTCCCCGGGGACGCCCGGGAGCGGGTGTGACACACCTGCGCGTACCGCCGGGCGACCCGGTTCCCCGGGGAGGCGGGTCCGTTGCGGACCTCGTCCGTCCATGGTCGGCACACCCCGTTCGGGTGTCAACACCCCGGCCGCGATCTTCAGGAACGAGAGCGCCCCGGCGTGCTCGGACGGGCGCGCGGACACGGGACGGGCCCGGTCGCGTGGTGCGACCGGGCCCGTCCTGGTGTCGTGCTGCTACTTCGTGAACCCGACCTTGGTCCAGTCGTAGGCCATCGCTCCGGAGCGCGCGCCGTAGTTCGCGAGCTTCGGGTTCTGCGCGATGACTCGCGGCGACTGCACGATGGGCAGGGAGTGACCGATGGCCCACACGTCCTTGTCCACCTGGTTCCAGAGCTTGTTCGCCTTCGACGCGTCGGTCTCCGAGATCGCCTGGTTGACCAACTTGTCGATCGCGTCGTCACCGACGCGGCCGTAGTTCTGCCCCGTGTCACCGGTGATGAAGATGCTCGCCCCGCTGGCGTGGTACCCGGTGCCGCCCCAGAGGAAGAGCGTCATGTCGTAGTTCCCCGGGGTGACGTACTGCGGGAAGAAGTCGTCGCTCGACACCGACTTGATGGACAGCTTCACGCCGACGTCCTTGAGCTGCGCCTGCACGACCTCCGCGATCTTCTGCGAGCTCGTCGCGCCGGACGGGATGGTTATCGAGATCGCGAGGGTCTTCCCGTCCTTCTTGCGGTAGGTGCCGTCGGTCTTCCAGCCGTCGTCGTCCAGGATCTTCTTCGCCTTCTCGACGTCGAAGGTGCCGTTCGGGCTCGAGTTGTCCTGGTAGCCGTTGTCGGTCGCCAGGAACACGTGGTTGTTCAGCACGGGCAGCTTGTACGGCAGGGTGCCGCCGATGACGGACGCGAGCGAGTCGCGGTTGATGGCGTGCTGCAGCGCCAGTCGGAGCTGCTTGTCCTTCAAGGTGCCCTGCGACGAGAAGTCGATGTGCGTGTAGGACGCCGACTGGGACGCGTAGATCTTCGTGTCCTTCGCGTCCTTGACCCGGGCGTACCGGTCGGAGGTGCCGGCGGAGACCGAGTCGAGCTCCTTGTTGAGGTAGGCGTCGATGTCGGCGTTGCCGTCGAGGCTCCGGAAGATCACCTGGTCCAGCTTCGGCTTGTCGCCCCACCAGTTCTCGTCCGGCACGAGGGTGACCGTGCCGGCGGTCTCGTCGAGCTTCGAGACCTTGTACGGACCAGCGGACACCGGGACCTTGTCCTTGTAGCCGTTGTTGAAGCCGTCGGGGGTCCCGATGACGCTCGCCGGGTAGAGCGGGCTGAAGAGGGACTTCCAGTCCGAGAACGGCGTGGAGTACTTGACGACCGCCTGCCGTTCGTCGGTGCCCTGGGTCACCGACTCGATGTCCTTCCAGCCGGTGCTGTCACCGATCTGGTAGCTCGTGTCGGTGCCGTTGTTGGCCTTCCAGAGCGCCTCGAAGTCCTTCCAGGTGATCGGCGTGCCGTCGTTCCACACGGCCTTCGGGTTCACGGTGTACGTGATCGTCAGCGGGTCCTCGCTGGTGACCTCGGCCGACTCGAGCGTGTCCTTGTCGAGCTGCGGCTTGCCGTCGGAGTCGATCACGAACGTCTGCGGCATCGTCGCCGCCTCGATGTCCGCGGCGTCCTGCAGGGTGCCGTCGAGCTCGAAGTAGTTCCACTGCGAGATCCACTGCGAGATCGGCAGTCGGAGCGTGCCCCCCTGCTGCAGGTCGGAGACGGGCTTCTCGTTGATCTGGGCAGTGGACGGCAGGGCCTCCTTGCCCGAGTCACCGGAGCCGCCGGACCCGCCGGAGCCACCGCTGGAGCATCCGGTGGCGACGAGGGCGAAGCCGGCGAGTGCCGCCGTCAACGCCAGGGCTTTCCTGTGCTTCATGTTCTTCCTCCCGTGAAGATTGGCAACACCCTACGTCCCCTGGGCGGGGGCAGACGAGGGCTTCTGTTGCAAACGCCAATTCGTTACGTGCGGCGACCGAGCGTGTCATCTCCCGGAAACAAATCGAGTCGTAAGGTGATCCGCATGATCCGCTACCTGGCGCGTCGACTCGTGTACTACGTCGTGCTCGTGTTCCTCGCCACGTCGCTGACGTACTTCCTGGCGTCGGCAACGTTCAGCCCTCGATCCGTCTACGCGGAGCGCAATCCGGCACCGCCGACCGCCGTGGTCGACGCGAAGCTCGACCACATCGGGGTGAACGACAAGACGCCGGTCATCGTCCGGTACGGGCACTGGCTCGGCGACGCGGTGCAGGGCAACCTCGGCCAGACGATCCAGGACAAGAGCGTCAACGATGCGTTCTGGCCGCGCCTGGGCGTCAGCCTGCGGCTCCTGCTCGTCGGGTCCGTCATCGGCATCGTGCTCGGCGTGCTGCTCGGTGTCTGGAACGCGATCCGGCAGTACCGGCTGTCCGACCGGGTGAGCGCGATCATCTCGATCTTCCTCATCTCGACACCGGTGTTCCTGACCGCGGTGTTCCTGAAGATCGGGGCGACGAAGCTCAACCAGGACACCGGCACGCAGCTCATCAACTTCACCGGCGAGGCGACGCCGGGGCTGACCGGCAGCTGGTGGGACCTGTTCCTCGACCGCGGCGTGCACCTGCTCCTGCCGACGATCTCGATCGCACTCGGGCTCATCGCCATCTACAGCCGGTACCAGCGGGCGACGATGCTCGACGTGCTCGGCTCGGACTTCCTGCGGACCGCTCGTGCGAAGGGGCTGACGAAGGGACGTGCGACGTTCAAGCACGGTCTGCGCACGGCGCTCATCCCGATGACGACCCTGTTCGCGTACGGGTTCCTCGGCATCCTGACCGGTGCGACCTTCACGGAGAAGATCTTCGGGTGGAACGGGCTCGGTGCCTGGTTCATCGACGCGGTGCAGAACAACGACGTGAACTCCGTCACCGCGTACACCCTGTTCGCGGCCGTCGTGGTGCTGCTCGCGGGGTTCCTCGCCGACACCATGACCGCCGTGCTCGACCCGCGTGTCCGGAGGGCCTGACATGACCGACACCCGCATCGAACCGGTCGACGGGTCGACCGTCGCACGAGCGGACACTCCGCTCCCCGGAACGCCGGCACCGGGGCGGAAGCAGCGCAACCGCTTCGTGCAGACCGTCGTCCGCGTGTTCATGAACCGCGGCGCCGGGGTCGGCCTCGTGACCATCCTCGTGCTGTTCGCGTTCGCCTTCATCGGTCCGCTCGTCAGCCCGTGGGGGT from Curtobacterium sp. SGAir0471 encodes:
- a CDS encoding ABC transporter family substrate-binding protein, with translation MKHRKALALTAALAGFALVATGCSSGGSGGSGGSGDSGKEALPSTAQINEKPVSDLQQGGTLRLPISQWISQWNYFELDGTLQDAADIEAATMPQTFVIDSDGKPQLDKDTLESAEVTSEDPLTITYTVNPKAVWNDGTPITWKDFEALWKANNGTDTSYQIGDSTGWKDIESVTQGTDERQAVVKYSTPFSDWKSLFSPLYPASVIGTPDGFNNGYKDKVPVSAGPYKVSKLDETAGTVTLVPDENWWGDKPKLDQVIFRSLDGNADIDAYLNKELDSVSAGTSDRYARVKDAKDTKIYASQSASYTHIDFSSQGTLKDKQLRLALQHAINRDSLASVIGGTLPYKLPVLNNHVFLATDNGYQDNSSPNGTFDVEKAKKILDDDGWKTDGTYRKKDGKTLAISITIPSGATSSQKIAEVVQAQLKDVGVKLSIKSVSSDDFFPQYVTPGNYDMTLFLWGGTGYHASGASIFITGDTGQNYGRVGDDAIDKLVNQAISETDASKANKLWNQVDKDVWAIGHSLPIVQSPRVIAQNPKLANYGARSGAMAYDWTKVGFTK
- a CDS encoding ABC transporter permease, whose amino-acid sequence is MIRYLARRLVYYVVLVFLATSLTYFLASATFSPRSVYAERNPAPPTAVVDAKLDHIGVNDKTPVIVRYGHWLGDAVQGNLGQTIQDKSVNDAFWPRLGVSLRLLLVGSVIGIVLGVLLGVWNAIRQYRLSDRVSAIISIFLISTPVFLTAVFLKIGATKLNQDTGTQLINFTGEATPGLTGSWWDLFLDRGVHLLLPTISIALGLIAIYSRYQRATMLDVLGSDFLRTARAKGLTKGRATFKHGLRTALIPMTTLFAYGFLGILTGATFTEKIFGWNGLGAWFIDAVQNNDVNSVTAYTLFAAVVVLLAGFLADTMTAVLDPRVRRA